ACCTTTTTCACATACAGTGACAGTATATGACTACATTCAATAGCACTATAGGAATCAATTATCTGAATAGTCTACTTTAAGTATTTGTTGCTTACAAGTAACAAGTTGCCTCAGCTACGAGATGCGAGTTCTTTCTCTAGAGAAAGCCTACTTACAGCTTATAAGGGAGAATATCTGAAAAAAGTGTTAGCAGGAAGCTTACAAAGAGCAATTAGGTTTAAATTGTTTCTAAAGATAGCTGACAAAGAATTTCACAAACTACAAGTGAAAATAGCAACCAGGAAGAAGGAATAGCTCTTTCTTCTAAATTGTAAAGCAACAATTCTTGCTGATATCTGCTCTCCTCTTAAACACTTACTCTCGTTCCAAAGACATTTAATAGCGCCATACGtgtaaacaatatgtacccatgAACCCATTTGCAATACTAGAATATGATGGCACTACCCTTTTTGGTGGACTATGCAGCAATGAACTTGACCAGTGATTAGAAAAATATACAAATATGGAAAAACAAATAGAAGAGGAATGACAAATGGACTAGGGGCAGGGCGGCATACATTTATGAGGCAACCAAATCATGTACACAATTTGTTCCCAGATATAGCTGGTCCTGAATCCTATATATGGAAATGATATCCTCATTATCCTTGCTTAAATCTACACAATATGCAAGAACATATCTTAACAATCTTTAGCAGGCTTTCAAGCTGGTGTTTTCATGAATGGCCTTGTAGCACTGGAGACTGCAAAGAGGAAGATTTGTCTTAGAATCACGGTACTTGTATGGATTCACACAGGAAGGACCAGCACATTGCACACGAGGGGGAGGGTAACTGCAATTGGCAATAAAAACACAATCAGAACCATTAGCAACTTTAATAGTGCTTCATTCATGTAGCAATCCAAGATATCCAGGTTCCACCTCCTGTCTCCAATTCCACAGAGGACAAGAAAAAGGTGGGGATGGAGAAAACATTACCTGCAAGGTTTAGCAAAAAAATGAGGTAAACCCATATCTTCAGGAAATTTCACAACAGTCCCAGTAGGGCCCATAACCACTCTGATAGTGCTTTTTGCAAGCATCTGCTCTTTAGCAGCCTTCTCCTGCCAGATATAACGTCAATTAATTGTCAGCTTCATAACATCGCCATGAAAAACAATCTACATATCAACAAGCAGGTTACCTGTGCCAACTCTTCCTGCCGCTTCTTTATTTTATCTTCTCGCTTCTTCCTATTGGAATCTTGACCTAGAATTTTCCTAATTGCCTCAGCCTGAAAATTCAAAACGGTTATGCTCACTTCATCATCATATGACTTAGAAGAGCACACATACAGTAAGCAGGAAAAGGGACAAGGGAAAACCTCTGATTCACGAGCAGCCTTTTCATTTTGCATTCTACGTTTCTGAGCAGCCTCCGCTTTCTTCAGTTGCTGCTCAACATCTGTGAGCTTCTCCTTTTGCTCTGTAAAAAAGCAAAGATGGCAAGACAAATTTGTTAATCAGAAAAAGTTATAGAGCAAAGAAATAAGAGTGGAACATATAAGTAACTACAGTGTATTACTTCGAGGTGGCGCCGGTGGTAAACCATCAGGGAACTCAATTTGACTCACAGAAGAAGCAGTAGAATCCTTGCTAGATAGGAGAGCTCGTTGACGTGTTGTAAGAGTCATTTCTCCTCTCATCGTTTCAATTGGTGAATTTGAGGATTCCTTCCTTTGTTTCTGCTTCTTTCTTCCTTCAGGCTCACCATCAGACAGGAGCTCTTCCACCTCATAATCAGTGTCCTCAGGACCTTCCTCTGATTTCTTCCTTACATCTTTCCTTGCACTTCCCACATTTTCATCCTTTTCATACTTACAAACCTTTGAAACACGGGAAAGACTTCTTTTCTTGGTCAATTCCTCCTCGAAATCTTTATATCCTGTAAACTTTGAGGTTTTAAGCTTCTCCAAGTACCGAATTTCATCATCATCGTCATCCTCATCAAACCCCTCGGAGAGACGCCTCTTCGGCGCCCTCTTACTCTTACGAGCTGGATCTGACTTGTCACCTCTTTTTTCGAAGGCATTTATCATTGGTGTCTTTCCCATATTGTCTTTGCCAGCATCAAAAGTGCCTCTTGGTGAATCTCTCCACAAATTTCCTTGCAACCCACTTTTCTTTTCCGAAAGACCGTCTTCACTCGAAGTGTCCTAAAATTTAGATGAAAAGGTTAATTGGACAGCACTGAGACTTGAGAGTTTATTACAATGATAATCTGACCAATAATAAATGCCAAATTAATACATGCAATATAATAGATTTCTTTCTCTGGTAAATCGGCTTCAGATTAATCACGATTTGCATCTTCAAAAGCTTGGCATTAGTTTTCCAAAACTGTATCCAACATAAGGTAAGGGTTAACCTAATCCATCTGGTTTTCCATGAAGTGAACAACCAGAGTTTCTTGCTAATAATTTAGGGCAAAACTATTACGTTGTTAACTCATCCTTGAAACATTTGATTCTTATGGACCTCACTGTTTTGTTCCCTAATAAACCTATAATAATGCAACAACATCTATCTACATGTTTTGCTTTCCCTGTTTCGAGAAGTTAGACAGAAACAAGTATAGCAGCGAACCGTAAAAATGGTATGCGGTTCACCTCCTTTTCAAAATGATGAAACCAACCACAATTATGAGGGAGACTACGTTTAAAGCACAATCAAAGATTCAAGTGGGTTTAGATAATCCAAAAAATTAACTACTTGAGAAGAAGCACGTAATAAACCTGCTGGCCAAGTTTCTGCCGTGGCACCGAGGCACCTAAGGCTCGAGCACTTTTAGTAGACAAACCACCACCACATGCACCATGAGAATCGGTTTTGGTTTGAATGGTGCGCGTCACACCCCCAACTTTCAGCTTAACCCTTTTCAGCTTGTTATCATTGCCAACGGCATCCTGAACAGTTCCTGATTTCCTAAGAGAGGAGCCATTCCGGGAATATGTATCATCTCCTGGACCTCCATTACTATATAACAAGCTAGATCCTGTATCCTTATTCTTCTTAAAAGTGTAGTCCTCATCTACTCTTGAAGCAGAGCCTCTAGACATGCAATGATTAAGGTTGAACATTTTCCGTCCAGCATCGGCATCACCAGTGTTCTCATCACTGGAAACCCTGCCAACATCATCTGAAACTAGTGCTGAGGGTGACTGATCATGGCTTTCATGAAAAACCGGCATCTCTGGTCTAGGTCGTCGCAACATGTggcttcttttctttctaacaGTAGCATTGAGCCCTTCAAATCGAGTACCACCAGATTCATCCATGATATATATAAAGAGTAGGTCCCACCAGCAACGCGTGTACTAATCACGGTAAAAAGACGACACTTGCTAAATGAGTTTGGTAATTGCTGGACCAAACTGGCAACTGCAAGCATTCAAAGACGTATCCTTTATTTTCTAATTCATTTATGTAGAGAAACATCAATAAATAAAAACGATTAACAAGAAGTTCATTCAGCATTTAATTTAATGTATCCAGGGGATGCAACACCCATACATGCAGTACACATGAACCCAACAAGCAAAAGGGCAAGGAAGACTATCATATCTATACAGTATAGTTAACTAAGAAACATGATAAAGAAATCAATTTGACTATCCACGACTTCCACAACACAGGGAACAAATGTATCCTCAATAAAATGCAAGTATCAATATAATGGCATATGGAGCTTTGAGGAATGTATTAATGGCCTTAAGTAAACACTGCATATGTGCAAAAACAATATATCAAGAAGATGGCTTAGGATTTTTCAAGAATGAGTTAATGGATTTAGTAATTCCGCCTATATGCAAAGTATAGCTGATCCCAAGCACGAATAAATGAGAGTTGCGGTAGATTAACTGTCCTCTTAAAATAGTCAAACTACTCGAATCCTCTAAATAAAAAAGTAGTTGAATAGAgccaaaaaaaatagaaaggaaCAAGGACGGATGTAGGCTTTAAGATATGGGTACGTATCAACCCAGTTGATTTGACACAAACCACTAAATATGCACAAAAATTAAAttcaaaatccaattactaacactTGGGGTCGTGTCCTAAAATCCAGAACCAATAAAGTTCAAGTCTTGGATCCGCCTCTGCAGATGATTCATATAGCcaataccaacaaaattaaaactGAGTTAGTCGATGGTTTTTGGAACTAATGGCCCTAAATATTTGCCCAAAACTTGGCAGTAACTGGATTACCCAATAAGATGAATCAACGAAATACAATCAAGTTACGCAATTGACATAGCTTACATATTACAGCAGACCCATTTATAAAAACACCAAACAAATACAAGTAAAGCCCATTACACGCCCCAGCAAAAGAATACAGCAGATACCCATGAACCAAAAGAGAAAGGAAGAAGCAATAACCTTGTGAATGGCACAAAATTGAAAAGCATCCGCCCGAAGTTCgcagaaaagaagaaacaaaaagagTGAATTAACGAAGAGGAAAGATATAGATAATATATATAATTGAGAAGAGGGAGGAAAAGAGTTGATGAAAAAGAGAGATGTATGGAAGAAAGAATAAGAAAGAGATGGGTTTTGGGTAAAGTATTATAATTAGGGTTAGAGAAGTGAAGGGTGTCGTTAGAGCCAAAGAAGACTCTCAATATCTTCTCCATTTTCTCCCTTTCCTATTCTTACTCACCAACACCACCCACCTACtccaaacaccccccccccccgccccccAACCCACACTGTCTCTCCCTCACACCCCTGTAATTTGTTTTGTTGGACTgcccctttctttctttctttctttttgcctCAGTAATCCGATCCGACTcgattttcctcttttatttccCTCGTCTTTTATACATGGTTATAGTTATACGTCTTTGTGCTTCAAAATGTGCGTATTTTAAGACAGTGCTCACGTTAGCACTACCTATACAATACGCATGTGTTCACTTTCTTATAAGCTTCAAAGTATTACACCTATCCTAGGTGTCCAGTCGAGCGCTTAATCGAGCCGAACTAAGATCAAATTTGAGTTTAATCAAATCAAACTGAGATGATCCGagcccaattttttttttaaaacgagCCGAGCTGGACAAAGCTAAAATGCAAGTGAATCGAGCTGAATTCAGAACCATTTGCAAGGTCTACCATTTTCAATAAACTAGTAATGGTACCCGCGCGATGAGCAgtttgtatacggttaaaatcgggcCTACCCGATTTACTATTTGATCAAGGCTAGGGAATTGCTCGAAGGTCGGCCTCGCAACGGACCAGACCGAGGTACGAGCACAAGGCACCGAGTTCGAGGACCGAAGCACTTATCGAAGATCGAGGCCAGTAGCAATCGAGACCAAAAGAGGCAGACATCGAGCAaagcacaataatggaaaggcgATATTCGTGACTGACCGGAGATCATAGCGTAAatctcggaacagatcaaatcaagggcggttatttagttaataatgggatttacttccgtaattagaattgtaccataaatatgattcctctactatataaagaggatcctAATCATCTTGTAACCATCTTGCATTCTCGCATAACAAAGCAGCACATTACTTTCTAGCTTATATTCTTATTCATCAGTTTGCTTCTTAACTATTTTGGGCACCGATCAGTTTGAGAGCACTTAAGCTCGAGGGTTGAATCACATTTCAAGACTAGTTTGCTTTCTCTCATTGTTAATCTTTACTGCTACTTTCtacatttatcaattggtattgggTAAAATCACATGTCCTTAAAACCATATTTTAAGTTTAATTATTATTCGATTtttaaggtaaacagtttggcacccaccgcggggttaaggataatagtgattgcctagTATTAATCCTCATAACACACACTGCTTTACGCTTGTTCTCGTaagtgtctttgatttcaggaatctacatgtcaaactctcaagcagCGCCCACTCACACAGACACCGGCCTTGGTCTTCATGGCGAGAACGAGAACATAGTCGCCCCGGGAAATGGAGTACCTCCAGTCAATACCGATGGACCACCGGCCATAGATCCAGTCGATGTCAGTTCTTGTGTTACCATTCATGGAAATTTAGGCACCGACCCTAAAAATAGCATCCGCAGAGACGCCCAAGCAGCCGATCAGAACGCACAGAGCGGTGAAGAAGGCGgaattagccttcgaatgatatttgaaatgttgTAGACTCAGCAAGTTGTGATAGCGcagctccaaaatcagaatcgagcACCAAGTAGAATTGAGCTTGATACATCACAAGAAGTTATTCATAGGGTCGAACCTGTACCGTAGAAATCGAACGATAATGGATCGGGAACTGACCCCGccatcatgaagatgctcgaggagctcactaaaTTGATCGAATTaggagaaaagaaaatcgaggctaatgacaaaaaggtagaaaCGTACAATTCACGGATTGACCAAATATTGGGGGCACCCCCAATTCTAAAAGGTTTGGATTTGAAGAAGTTTGTGCAGAAGCCTTTCTCTCAAAGTGCAGCTCcgaagcccattccaaagaagtttcaCATGCCAGAAATTCCCAAATACAATAGAACCATTGATCCTAATGAGCATACCACTTCTTATACATGCGCaataaaaggaaatgacttagaagatgatgaaattgaatATGTTCTGttgaagaagtttggagaaactttatcgaaggggcgatgatatggtaccataatttgCCGCCCAACTCCATTGATTCCTTCACCATGCTTGCTGATTCGTTCGTAAAGGCACACGCCAGAGCAATAAAGGTCGCGACTAGGAAGTCGGACCTCTTCAAAATGAGATAAAAGGACAATGAAATGCTAAGGGAATTCATATCTTGGTTCCAAATGGAACGCATGGACCTACCCTCGGTCACCGATGATTGGGCTCTccaagccttcactcaaggtttgcaCGAGCGAAGTTCGATAGCATCACGACAACTAAAGTagaatttgattgaatatccagTCGTGACTTGGGCCGATGTACATaatcgataccagtcaaagatcagggtcgaggatgatcaatTAGGAGCCCCTTCCTGTTCCGTATACCCAAATAGATCTGACGGCAGAGTTCAAAGGGACATCGACAGAAAGCCCCGGTCAAACAGAGATCGGTACCAACCATATAGTACAGATCGTAGAAACAACGGACCGGGACATAATCCTATTCAAACTTATCGAAGGAATGCTCGAGGACAAAACTCCCGAGGGCTCATGAGTAAGAGTGGATTATATAAACATGTCGAGCCTAAAGAAGCGCCAcggttatcagaatacaacttcaacgtcgatgcaTCGGGTATTGTATCAGCCATTGGACGAATAAAGGATACCAGGTGGCCCAGACCTCTACAGACAGttaagggaggaggtagcccgtttgttcaacgagggtcaccttcgagagttcctgagtgatcgagctaagaataACCTTAGAGATAGAGATGCAAACAGGAAAAACGAATAGGAGGAACCACAACACgtgattcatatgatcgttggtgGGGTTAATATTCCTCAAGGCCCGATATTTAAACGCACCAAGGTGACAATCACAAGGGAGAAACGTACCCGGGACTACTTACCAAAAGATAACTTGTCTTTCAATGATGAAAATGCAGAAGGGATCGAAtagcctcacaacgacgcacttgtaatatctatccttatgaataaaattcaaattaaatgtgtgttgattgatccaggtagctcggcaaacattattcgatcgagggtcgtagaacaactcATCCTCCAAGATCAAATTGTGCCTGCAACTCGAGTACTgaacggcttcaacatggcaagtgaaaccaccaaaaGGGAAATCATTTTGCTAGTAAATGTGGCTGGGACTATCCAAGAAACAAAGCTCCACGTAATCAaaggtgacatgagatacaatgcgctgctcggaagaccttggattcataatATGAGGGCAATACCTTCAATGCttcatcaagtcttgaaattTCCAACATCAGAAGGAATCAAAATGGTGTACGGCGAACAACCCACCGCCAAAGAGATGTTTTCAATCGATGAAGTAGTAGCAATATCAGCGCTTTCGTCAACAAAGGGATCATAGCCAAAGGGAAAATAGGAAGTCAAATAGCAAACACAGGTACTGGCCTCGGCGCCATCGAAGGAGCAGGAGTTCTTCGAGGATGAAGATTTTATAATACATCGAACCTTCATGACCCCCGATGATTCTGATGCAACAAAGTCAACGGTTGAGGAGCTGGAACAAATCATACTAATAGAGCACttcccgatcgaaaggtatacctgggcacggggttaacttctgagctcaggaaaaaacttgttcaattccttttaaataacatggattgctttgcttggtcccacctgGATATGATAGGAATTCCACCGGAGATCATAACATATCGATTGAGCCTGGACCCGAAGTTCAAACCGGTAAAATAAAAGAGAAGTtcccagtccgaggtaaaacatgcattcatcaatgacgaggtaaccaaacttctcaaaataggatccattcgggaagtaaaatatccctaatggttagcaaacgtagttgtagtcccCAAGAAGGGGAACAgacttagaatgtgcgtagattataaggatttaaacaaagcatgtcCCAAAGACTCTTTTCCTCTGTcgaatatcgatcgcatgatcgatgccacggccgaccatgagatccttagttttcttgacgcttactccgggtacaatcaaatttagATAAACTcagaggatcaggaaaagacttcattcatCACCAAGTATGACAtctattgttataatgtaatgccgtttgggctaaaaaatgctggtgctacttaccagtGCCTAGTGAATCgaatgtttgaagaacaaataggtaaatcaatggaggtatatattgatgatatgctagttaagtccctacgcgcagaggaccatttaattgcaggaaactttcaacatattaaaaaaatacaacatgaagcataaagACTGGTCGGTTCGGGTAAGTTTCTCGGCTTTATGGTGTCAAATcggggggatcgagatcaaccccgataaaatcaaggcaatcgaAGATATCACAGTCGTGGATAGCGTTAAGGGTGTACAAAGACTAATAGGGCGGATAGCCGCCTTAGGCCGATTTATCTCGAGGTCTTCAGATCGAAGTCACAAGTTCTTCTCacttctcaaaaagaagaacaattttgCTTGGACCTCGGAATGTCAATAGGTGTTGGAAGAGTTAAAGCGGTATCTTTCGAGCCCACCATTGCTTCATACTCTGAAAGCGGACGAGCAACTCTACTTCCATTTTGCAGTCTAGGATGTTGaggtaagtggtgtcctagttcgagaagagcaaggtacgtaaTTTTTGTTTACTATGTTAGTCGAACTTTAGGTGAAGCCGAGACCCGGTACCTACACTTACAAAAATTAGCGCTTGCTttaataagcgcctctaggaaattaaaaccatatttttaGTGCCACCCAATTCATGTGGTGACCACTTATCCTCTCATAATGTTCTGCACAAGCCCGGACTCTCAGGCCGATTGGCTAAATGGGCCGTCGAAATTAGTGGGTATGATATCAAGTATCAACCacgaacgaccatcaagtctcaaatcttagcaGACTTTGTGGCCGACTTCATGCCGGCCCACGTACCCGAGGTCGAAAAAGAACTTTTGTTAAAAATAGGTACATCTTTGAAGGTGTGGACCCTTTTTACAGATGGCGCTTCAAATGTGAAGGGGTCCGGACTAGGCATCATTTTTAAGCTGCCCACAGGCAATacaattagacaatctatcaaaacccctaagttgactaacaatgagaccaagtatgaggccatgattgcaggtctcgaactggcta
This genomic stretch from Nicotiana sylvestris chromosome 9, ASM39365v2, whole genome shotgun sequence harbors:
- the LOC104222569 gene encoding uncharacterized protein; this encodes MDESGGTRFEGLNATVRKKRSHMLRRPRPEMPVFHESHDQSPSALVSDDVGRVSSDENTGDADAGRKMFNLNHCMSRGSASRVDEDYTFKKNKDTGSSLLYSNGGPGDDTYSRNGSSLRKSGTVQDAVGNDNKLKRVKLKVGGVTRTIQTKTDSHGACGGGLSTKSARALGASVPRQKLGQQDTSSEDGLSEKKSGLQGNLWRDSPRGTFDAGKDNMGKTPMINAFEKRGDKSDPARKSKRAPKRRLSEGFDEDDDDDEIRYLEKLKTSKFTGYKDFEEELTKKRSLSRVSKVCKYEKDENVGSARKDVRKKSEEGPEDTDYEVEELLSDGEPEGRKKQKQRKESSNSPIETMRGEMTLTTRQRALLSSKDSTASSVSQIEFPDGLPPAPPRKQKEKLTDVEQQLKKAEAAQKRRMQNEKAARESEAEAIRKILGQDSNRKKREDKIKKRQEELAQEKAAKEQMLAKSTIRVVMGPTGTVVKFPEDMGLPHFFAKPCSYPPPRVQCAGPSCVNPYKYRDSKTNLPLCSLQCYKAIHENTSLKAC